In Desulfobulbus oralis, one DNA window encodes the following:
- a CDS encoding D-alanyl-D-alanine carboxypeptidase family protein — translation MRFCHSSVPFFVCLLLFACCLSAPPASAAAKQAIATQSKTRVAAAAPKAAKAAGVRRKTTGKATARATAAKARSAKVKKAGKKEVAAANAKRGRVRSRSGGQGQRAVARQARVARTGHAAGTRIHAQALRQESGAAALRRGAPVFSGASCATSLDALLKLSAKSFMVLDVDTGRAIVAKNPDLPRQPASTIKIVTGLLAVQALGNKDRVPVSRHAASMPASKVNIQINHTYSADDMINSVLLASANDASVALAERIAGSEERFAQMMTYNARRWGATNTVCRTASGLTMDGQQSTARDLAILFRYAMQNREFASRMHQRTAVTAFGRTLRNHNKALWKLAGAVAGKTGYTDAARQTYVGQFTRSGQTIVVAIMGSGTMWADLEKLVDYGFQQKKQEMARLRSVENM, via the coding sequence ATGCGTTTTTGCCACAGCAGTGTTCCGTTTTTTGTCTGCCTGCTCCTGTTCGCCTGCTGTCTGTCAGCCCCGCCGGCATCCGCTGCGGCGAAACAGGCAATCGCCACGCAAAGCAAGACCAGGGTGGCTGCGGCTGCCCCAAAGGCGGCCAAAGCGGCCGGCGTCAGGCGCAAAACAACCGGCAAGGCCACGGCTCGGGCAACAGCTGCCAAGGCACGGTCCGCCAAAGTCAAAAAGGCCGGAAAAAAGGAAGTTGCCGCAGCCAATGCCAAGCGGGGACGGGTGAGGTCCAGGTCGGGAGGACAGGGACAGCGGGCCGTTGCCAGACAAGCGCGTGTCGCCAGGACGGGCCATGCCGCAGGAACCCGCATCCATGCCCAGGCCCTGCGGCAGGAGTCCGGTGCGGCCGCTCTCCGGCGTGGCGCCCCGGTTTTTTCCGGCGCTTCCTGCGCCACCTCGCTTGACGCCCTGCTCAAGCTCAGCGCCAAGAGCTTCATGGTGCTGGACGTCGACACCGGTCGTGCCATTGTGGCCAAAAATCCGGATCTGCCCCGGCAACCGGCCTCGACCATCAAGATTGTGACCGGCCTGCTGGCCGTTCAGGCGCTCGGCAATAAGGACCGGGTGCCGGTCAGCCGGCACGCCGCCAGTATGCCAGCCTCCAAGGTGAACATTCAGATCAACCACACCTACAGCGCGGACGATATGATCAACTCCGTGCTTCTGGCCTCGGCCAACGACGCCAGCGTGGCTCTGGCCGAGCGCATCGCGGGCAGCGAGGAACGTTTCGCCCAGATGATGACCTACAATGCCCGACGCTGGGGCGCGACCAATACGGTCTGCCGCACTGCCTCCGGCCTGACCATGGATGGCCAGCAGAGCACAGCCCGCGACCTGGCGATCCTGTTCCGCTACGCCATGCAGAACAGGGAATTCGCCAGCCGCATGCACCAGCGCACCGCCGTGACCGCCTTTGGCAGGACCCTGAGAAACCACAACAAGGCGCTCTGGAAGCTGGCCGGAGCGGTGGCCGGCAAGACCGGCTACACCGACGCCGCGCGCCAGACCTATGTGGGCCAGTTCACCAGGAGCGGCCAGACCATTGTGGTGGCCATCATGGGCAGCGGCACCATGTGGGCGGATCTGGAAAAACTGGTGGACTACGGTTTCCAGCAGAAGAAGCAGGAAATGGCCCGCCTGCGCAGTGTGGAAAACATGTAG
- a CDS encoding LolA family protein — MSKSTKAVCALAALLALLVWPLWATATTQAEPGQKELEALLVKVGRNYAKTQSLECNFRQKSRTGGRVREGRGKAFFFRPTSTGDSVIRWEYALPVVQTIVNDGREIRIYTPVDRQMLVSPAAGADTDMAYALFTGKSTLTATFTVAPGDPDFQLDPAPAGLQALVLVPKNPQSQLKRAQIWLNREARIERILMEDHFEALTELSFDGMRFDSIRPSDTARIAELRSITTPADTQIIRQ; from the coding sequence ATGTCTAAGTCTACGAAAGCAGTATGTGCACTGGCCGCGCTGCTGGCGCTGCTCGTCTGGCCGCTTTGGGCCACAGCAACGACGCAGGCCGAGCCCGGCCAGAAGGAACTGGAGGCCCTGCTCGTCAAAGTCGGGCGGAACTATGCCAAAACCCAGAGTCTGGAATGCAATTTCAGGCAGAAAAGCAGAACCGGCGGCCGGGTGCGCGAGGGACGGGGCAAGGCCTTCTTTTTCCGGCCGACCAGCACGGGCGACAGTGTCATCCGCTGGGAGTATGCCCTGCCCGTGGTGCAGACCATTGTGAACGATGGCCGGGAAATCCGCATCTATACCCCTGTTGACCGGCAGATGCTGGTGAGCCCGGCAGCCGGCGCGGACACGGACATGGCCTATGCGCTCTTCACCGGCAAAAGCACCCTGACCGCGACCTTTACGGTTGCCCCGGGCGATCCTGACTTTCAGCTCGATCCGGCCCCGGCCGGCCTGCAGGCGCTGGTGCTGGTGCCCAAAAATCCCCAATCCCAACTCAAGCGGGCCCAGATCTGGCTGAACAGGGAGGCTCGCATCGAACGGATTCTGATGGAAGACCACTTCGAGGCCCTGACCGAGCTCAGTTTTGACGGCATGCGCTTTGACAGCATCAGGCCCAGCGACACGGCGCGCATTGCCGAGCTCCGCAGCATCACAACCCCGGCCGATACCCAGATTATCCGCCAGTGA
- the glgX gene encoding glycogen debranching protein GlgX, translating into MKGTIQTRPGSPLPLGAQQTPQGINFALFSRHAETVSLVIALPDSAAGQMLFPLDPAVHKTGDVWHILLVNAPPTLRYGYRISGPDQHGHAYDATRILLDPYARALDGGAWGERRPALGTAPCCRIDHESYDWEGDRPLGTPIQDTIIYELHVRGFTRHPSSGLSCPGTFRGLSEKIGYLQDLGITAVELLPVAEFDENETLFTHPTSHAPLRNYWGYNPLLFGAPKAAYASAPASVLNEFRDMVKALHRAGIELFLDVVCNHTAEGGAGGQSTSFRGIDNRIYYLLDPWDGSHLNFSGCGNTCNCNHPVTRHLIVDMLRWWVVEMHVDGFRFDLASILNRGPEGAILADPPVVELLAEDPVLAQTKIIAEPWDAAGLYQVGSFSSSRRWAEWNGRFRDDVRAFMCGRPGTVPALATRIAGSSDLYRKHGRGPCNSINFITSHDGFTLHDLVSFEAKHNEANGEGNRDGDNNNISWNSGAEGASTEAGVLAMRERRIRSFAVILLLSNGVPMLVAGDELGRSQGGNNNAWNQDNETSWLDWRLVQKNSALLRFFRLLIALRKRHPVFRRTGFYPEAAAGSGSPEIGWFGQHGRPADWGGNDQALGVLLKGAATPGQAEDDFFIMLNGSANAPALFSVPPPPTRSGRHWRRIIDTAAIPPLDINLAAEGSMVSSGRHLSVPAMACVVLQTATLQGFRTRRRP; encoded by the coding sequence ATGAAAGGCACTATTCAGACCAGGCCCGGTTCGCCCCTGCCGCTGGGCGCGCAGCAGACCCCGCAGGGCATCAATTTCGCGCTCTTCTCCCGCCACGCCGAAACGGTGTCGCTGGTGATAGCGCTGCCAGACTCCGCTGCAGGGCAGATGCTCTTTCCTCTTGATCCGGCTGTGCACAAAACCGGCGATGTCTGGCATATTCTCCTGGTCAACGCGCCCCCCACACTGCGCTACGGCTATCGCATCAGCGGACCGGACCAGCACGGCCATGCCTACGACGCCACGCGCATTCTGCTGGATCCCTATGCCCGGGCTCTGGATGGCGGCGCCTGGGGCGAGCGGCGGCCCGCACTGGGCACCGCGCCCTGCTGCCGCATCGACCACGAGAGCTACGACTGGGAAGGGGACCGGCCGCTCGGCACGCCGATTCAGGACACCATTATCTACGAGCTGCACGTGCGCGGCTTTACCCGGCATCCCTCCTCGGGCCTGAGCTGCCCCGGCACCTTTCGCGGCCTGAGCGAGAAAATCGGCTATCTGCAGGACCTGGGCATCACCGCGGTGGAACTGCTGCCTGTGGCGGAATTCGACGAAAACGAGACGCTTTTCACCCATCCCACAAGCCATGCGCCCCTCCGCAACTACTGGGGCTACAATCCGCTGCTCTTTGGCGCGCCCAAGGCGGCCTATGCCAGCGCGCCCGCATCCGTGCTCAACGAGTTCCGGGACATGGTCAAGGCCCTGCACCGGGCAGGCATCGAACTCTTTCTGGATGTGGTCTGCAACCACACCGCCGAGGGCGGAGCCGGCGGTCAGAGCACGAGTTTCCGCGGCATCGACAACCGCATATACTACCTGCTGGATCCGTGGGACGGCAGCCATCTCAACTTCTCCGGCTGCGGCAACACCTGCAACTGCAATCATCCGGTCACCCGTCACCTGATCGTGGACATGCTGCGCTGGTGGGTGGTGGAGATGCACGTGGACGGCTTCCGCTTCGATCTGGCCTCCATTCTGAACCGCGGGCCGGAGGGCGCGATTCTGGCCGATCCCCCGGTGGTGGAACTCCTGGCCGAGGATCCGGTGCTGGCGCAGACCAAGATCATTGCCGAGCCCTGGGATGCGGCGGGCCTGTATCAGGTGGGCAGCTTTTCCAGCTCCCGGCGCTGGGCCGAATGGAACGGCCGTTTCCGGGACGATGTGCGCGCCTTTATGTGTGGCCGTCCCGGCACGGTGCCGGCGCTCGCCACCCGCATTGCGGGCAGCTCCGACCTGTACCGCAAGCACGGCCGGGGGCCCTGCAATTCCATCAATTTCATCACCAGCCACGACGGCTTTACCCTGCACGATCTGGTGAGTTTCGAGGCCAAGCACAACGAGGCCAATGGCGAGGGCAACCGCGACGGCGACAACAACAACATCAGTTGGAACAGCGGCGCCGAGGGTGCGAGCACGGAGGCCGGGGTGCTGGCCATGCGGGAACGGCGCATCCGCAGCTTTGCCGTGATTCTTTTGCTGTCAAACGGGGTGCCCATGCTGGTGGCGGGCGACGAGCTGGGCCGCAGCCAGGGCGGCAACAACAACGCCTGGAACCAGGACAACGAGACCAGTTGGCTGGACTGGCGGCTGGTACAGAAAAACAGCGCATTGCTGCGCTTCTTCCGGCTCCTGATTGCGCTGAGGAAGCGGCACCCCGTGTTTCGGCGAACCGGTTTTTACCCGGAAGCGGCGGCAGGATCCGGCAGCCCGGAGATCGGCTGGTTCGGCCAGCACGGCCGGCCGGCTGACTGGGGGGGCAACGACCAGGCGCTGGGGGTGCTGCTGAAAGGCGCGGCCACGCCCGGGCAGGCGGAAGACGACTTCTTTATCATGCTGAACGGCAGCGCCAATGCGCCGGCCCTGTTCAGCGTACCGCCGCCGCCAACCCGGAGCGGCCGGCACTGGCGGCGCATCATCGACACCGCAGCCATCCCGCCCCTGGACATCAACCTGGCGGCAGAGGGCAGCATGGTCAGCAGCGGCCGGCATCTGAGCGTCCCGGCCATGGCCTGTGTCGTACTGCAGACCGCCACCCTGCAAGGCTTCAGGACTCGGAGGCGCCCATGA
- a CDS encoding nitroreductase family protein produces the protein MLLDLLRTRRSVRRYTEQPVETEKINQILEAARLAPSSKSKWPWQLVVVRERERLDQLAAAKPHGAAFLKHAPLAIVVCGDTAASDVWVEDCSIAAFLLHLEATDLGLASCWVQLRLREHDEQQSAPDYVARILHLPPHLQPLAMVAIGYPAESKAALDPTELRKDRISSERLGEPWRS, from the coding sequence ATGCTGCTCGATCTGCTCCGTACCCGCCGAAGCGTCCGCCGCTACACCGAACAGCCGGTGGAGACAGAAAAAATCAACCAGATTCTGGAGGCGGCCCGGCTGGCACCCTCCTCCAAGAGCAAATGGCCATGGCAGCTCGTGGTGGTGCGCGAGCGGGAACGGCTCGACCAGCTTGCCGCAGCCAAGCCCCATGGCGCCGCTTTTCTGAAACACGCCCCGCTGGCCATTGTGGTCTGCGGCGACACCGCGGCCAGCGACGTCTGGGTGGAGGACTGCTCCATCGCTGCCTTTCTGCTGCACCTCGAAGCCACGGACCTGGGTCTGGCCAGTTGCTGGGTGCAGTTGCGCCTCCGGGAGCACGACGAACAGCAAAGCGCCCCGGACTATGTGGCCAGGATCCTGCACCTGCCCCCGCATCTCCAGCCGCTCGCCATGGTGGCCATCGGCTATCCCGCGGAAAGCAAGGCGGCTCTCGATCCAACCGAACTGCGCAAAGACCGGATCAGCAGCGAACGCCTTGGCGAGCCCTGGCGCTCATAA
- a CDS encoding DUF1566 domain-containing protein, which yields MSLFKHLDVAGKPQIDWEMTPEYTFGTFESWGGKERLRNNNERFYYFFVDGWSKTPKLCLMERAVKYARVLAEIKAPEEMVRRCVQEQGRVSHYDRTFAVNQELKDWLVKNVIEADDDSLVVPLKEEEAPEIVASGLPLRASATIPEPVTQVWLPQGLRELDEADVDEAVERYNFPDQERNPGGAFPHVFVDNGDDLTISDRATGLMWQRTGLDIMSCRLMRLAVDELNRKGFAGFHDWRLPSLEEAMSLMENEKLANGQYLHRCFSAGAPFVFANAPRKRGGHWFVDYKQGRIFWASATIPGGFGRLCRTDEEIRRK from the coding sequence ATGAGCCTGTTCAAACATTTGGATGTTGCCGGCAAGCCGCAGATAGACTGGGAAATGACCCCGGAGTACACCTTCGGCACCTTTGAGAGTTGGGGCGGCAAGGAACGACTCCGCAACAACAATGAGCGTTTTTACTATTTTTTTGTTGACGGCTGGAGCAAGACCCCCAAGCTCTGCCTGATGGAACGCGCCGTCAAATACGCCCGGGTACTGGCCGAGATCAAGGCGCCGGAGGAGATGGTCCGGCGCTGCGTGCAGGAGCAGGGCAGAGTGTCCCACTATGACCGCACCTTTGCCGTGAATCAGGAGCTGAAGGACTGGCTCGTCAAAAACGTGATCGAGGCCGACGACGATTCGCTGGTCGTGCCGCTGAAGGAAGAGGAAGCGCCGGAGATTGTGGCCAGCGGCCTGCCCCTGCGCGCTTCTGCGACCATTCCGGAGCCCGTGACCCAGGTCTGGCTGCCCCAGGGCCTGAGAGAACTGGACGAGGCGGACGTGGACGAAGCGGTGGAGCGCTACAATTTTCCGGACCAGGAGCGCAATCCTGGCGGTGCCTTTCCCCATGTCTTTGTGGATAACGGCGATGATCTGACCATAAGCGACAGGGCAACCGGACTCATGTGGCAGCGCACGGGCCTGGACATTATGAGCTGCCGCCTGATGCGGCTTGCGGTGGACGAGCTGAACAGGAAAGGCTTTGCCGGCTTTCACGACTGGCGCCTGCCCAGTCTGGAGGAAGCCATGTCGCTCATGGAAAATGAAAAGCTGGCGAACGGCCAGTATCTGCACCGCTGCTTTTCGGCAGGCGCTCCCTTTGTGTTTGCCAATGCACCGCGCAAAAGGGGCGGCCACTGGTTTGTGGACTACAAACAGGGCCGGATCTTCTGGGCCTCCGCCACCATTCCGGGCGGCTTCGGCCGGCTGTGCCGCACGGATGAGGAAATCCGGCGCAAATAA
- a CDS encoding epoxyqueuosine reductase QueH, whose product MRLLVHLCCGPCAAYPMPRLLAAGHSVQGFFFNPNIHPFQEFRRRLDALQTLSRLQGWELVADERYGLTEYLRQVVFDEARRCRHCYDMRLERTAREAARGGFDAFTTTLLYSRYQQHELIRERAGFWAGRCGVAFYYEDFREGWQQGIDESIRLGLYRQAYCGCIYSEQERYDREWRRAERARQRAARLAAG is encoded by the coding sequence ATGCGTTTGTTGGTGCATCTCTGCTGTGGGCCCTGCGCGGCCTATCCCATGCCGCGGCTTCTGGCTGCGGGCCACAGCGTACAGGGTTTTTTCTTCAACCCGAATATCCATCCCTTTCAGGAATTCCGCAGGCGCCTGGATGCCCTGCAAACGCTGAGCCGTCTGCAGGGCTGGGAGCTGGTGGCGGACGAGCGGTACGGCCTGACCGAGTACCTGCGGCAGGTGGTTTTTGACGAGGCCAGGCGCTGCCGCCACTGCTATGACATGCGGCTTGAGCGTACAGCCAGAGAGGCGGCCAGGGGCGGCTTCGATGCCTTTACCACCACCTTGCTGTATTCCAGATATCAGCAGCACGAGCTGATTCGCGAGCGCGCCGGTTTTTGGGCCGGGCGCTGCGGCGTGGCTTTTTACTACGAGGATTTCCGCGAGGGCTGGCAGCAGGGCATAGACGAGAGCATCCGGCTGGGCCTGTATAGGCAGGCCTATTGCGGCTGCATCTACAGCGAGCAGGAACGTTACGACAGGGAGTGGCGGCGGGCGGAAAGAGCGCGGCAGCGGGCGGCCCGTCTGGCTGCCGGGTAG
- the glyA gene encoding serine hydroxymethyltransferase codes for MHYLREQDPEIYEYIVQEEQRQHEKIRLIASENYTSRAVMEATGSALTNKYSEGYPGKRYYEGQQLIDKVEAKAIERAKTLFGAEHANVQPYSGSPANLAVYLAFLKPGDTILGMALPHGGHLTHGAKVSISGKFFHAESYELDRSGILNYDKVREQALACRPKILIAGFSAYPRILDFERFRRIADEAGALLLVDMAHFAGLVAGGVYPSPLPYADVVTTTTHKTLRGPRGAMILCKEQHAAAIDKAVFPGCQGGPHNHTTAGIAVALKEAASPAFKAYAAQVVNNAQALAAALVSRGYNLVTGGTDNHLILVDLNNKGVSGRTAAKALDAAGLVLNCNAVPFDTRKPFDPSGIRLGAAAVTSRGFREAQMEQVGKWIDTVIQHCDDTAVQAKVADEIKELCQDFPAPGLEHLVR; via the coding sequence ATGCATTATCTGAGAGAACAGGATCCGGAAATATACGAATACATTGTCCAGGAAGAACAGCGGCAGCACGAGAAGATTCGTCTGATTGCGTCCGAAAACTACACCAGCCGCGCGGTCATGGAGGCGACTGGTTCGGCGCTGACCAACAAGTATTCCGAAGGCTATCCGGGCAAGCGCTACTACGAGGGCCAACAGCTCATCGACAAGGTTGAAGCCAAGGCCATCGAGCGCGCCAAGACGCTGTTCGGCGCGGAGCACGCAAACGTACAGCCCTATTCCGGCTCACCGGCGAATCTGGCGGTTTATCTGGCCTTCCTCAAACCCGGCGACACCATTCTGGGCATGGCCCTGCCCCATGGCGGCCACCTGACCCACGGGGCCAAGGTCTCCATTTCCGGCAAGTTCTTTCACGCCGAATCCTACGAGCTGGACCGTTCCGGCATCCTGAACTACGACAAGGTGCGGGAACAAGCCCTGGCCTGCAGACCGAAGATTCTGATCGCCGGCTTTTCCGCCTACCCGCGAATTCTGGACTTCGAACGCTTCCGCAGGATTGCAGACGAGGCCGGGGCTCTGCTCCTGGTTGATATGGCGCATTTTGCCGGCCTGGTTGCGGGCGGCGTCTACCCCTCGCCCCTGCCCTATGCGGATGTGGTCACGACCACAACACACAAGACCCTGCGCGGGCCGCGCGGAGCCATGATTCTGTGCAAGGAGCAGCATGCGGCGGCTATCGACAAGGCCGTATTCCCGGGTTGCCAGGGCGGACCGCACAACCACACGACCGCAGGCATTGCCGTGGCGCTGAAAGAGGCGGCATCCCCTGCCTTCAAGGCATATGCGGCGCAGGTGGTGAACAACGCGCAGGCATTGGCTGCCGCACTCGTAAGCAGGGGGTACAATCTGGTGACCGGCGGCACGGACAACCATCTGATTCTGGTCGATCTGAACAACAAGGGCGTTTCCGGCCGGACCGCAGCCAAGGCGCTGGATGCAGCCGGGCTGGTGCTGAATTGCAATGCCGTACCTTTTGATACCAGAAAACCCTTTGATCCAAGTGGCATCCGGCTTGGTGCTGCGGCCGTCACTTCACGCGGCTTCAGGGAAGCGCAGATGGAGCAGGTCGGCAAGTGGATCGATACGGTTATCCAGCACTGCGATGATACGGCGGTGCAGGCCAAAGTTGCAGATGAAATAAAAGAACTGTGCCAGGATTTTCCGGCCCCTGGATTGGAGCATCTGGTCAGATAG
- a CDS encoding MucR family transcriptional regulator → MAKTLVEMTQEIIQSQISSKQMTLDEIKSACTDIFQTLKSLQEAETNGADTEQQEGNAAPIADPKKSIQKNKIICMECGQEFRMLSPKHLASHGLNSKTYRKKYGLSARQPLCSKTLSEKRSASGKERGLPENLRKYLDARSAKNK, encoded by the coding sequence ATGGCCAAGACGCTTGTGGAAATGACCCAGGAGATCATTCAATCCCAGATTTCCAGCAAACAGATGACGTTGGATGAAATAAAAAGTGCCTGCACCGATATCTTCCAAACGCTGAAATCTTTGCAGGAAGCCGAGACAAACGGCGCTGATACCGAGCAGCAGGAGGGTAATGCGGCCCCCATTGCTGATCCGAAAAAATCCATCCAGAAGAACAAGATCATCTGCATGGAGTGCGGGCAGGAATTCAGGATGCTGTCCCCCAAGCATCTGGCCTCCCATGGGCTAAATTCCAAGACCTACCGCAAGAAGTACGGCCTTTCGGCCCGCCAGCCCCTCTGCTCCAAGACGCTGTCCGAGAAGCGTTCCGCATCGGGCAAGGAGAGAGGTCTGCCGGAAAATCTTCGCAAGTATCTGGATGCCCGTTCCGCAAAGAACAAGTAA
- a CDS encoding AMP-binding protein: MPGPAESPANVAALRTGAGSINALIDLSCAQYSAQPAIGQALEQAISYGVLHKQILALALRLRQAGVGPGSRVAIMGENSANWVIAWLSTVRLGAAVVPVFPETPAMDLRHMLNQAGCDTLFVTGKQLDKIYDLQHQLETLITLDNAQDPLGLLSPLAFDDFLQEGYGLLKSGNQDPFPEVGPDELACILYTSGASGLPRAVMLSHANFCANAQSASGLIALAPGTVFVSVLPLSHAYEFTVGLLLPLLCGCRVAYVGRTPTPAIVQKICSHERPQVVLVAPLILEEIYKKRVMAQLENNRTMGFFCRFDSIRKLFFRKAGLRLMDFFGGRLRLLGIGGAALNPEIERFLLQAGLPFVVGYGVSEASPLLAAGPVGDPGIAPGSTGKAVRNVRLRIDNPDPETGIGEIQAQGPNIMQGYLNDPEATKAALIEDGWLRTGDLGRLDEAGNLFICGRLNSVIVLASGENIYPEAIEHKLNAMPFVQESLVRENMGILEALVYPDADWLDSRTRGDHRAKRQEYLNRLLNEMRREVNESLPISSRINRVLVWPEPFSKTATHRIKRFLYTL, translated from the coding sequence ATGCCAGGCCCTGCGGAGTCGCCTGCAAATGTTGCGGCCCTGCGAACCGGAGCAGGCAGCATCAATGCCCTGATCGACCTGAGCTGCGCCCAGTACAGCGCCCAGCCGGCCATTGGTCAGGCGCTGGAACAGGCCATCAGTTACGGCGTGCTGCACAAACAGATTCTCGCCCTGGCCCTGCGCCTCAGACAGGCTGGCGTGGGACCGGGCAGCCGGGTCGCGATTATGGGGGAGAATTCGGCCAACTGGGTCATAGCCTGGCTCTCCACGGTGCGTCTGGGCGCCGCCGTGGTGCCCGTTTTTCCGGAAACGCCGGCCATGGACCTCCGCCATATGCTGAACCAGGCTGGCTGCGACACCCTCTTTGTCACCGGGAAACAGCTCGACAAGATCTATGACCTGCAGCACCAGCTCGAAACGCTGATCACTCTGGACAATGCCCAGGACCCCCTTGGTCTGCTCTCCCCCCTTGCCTTTGACGATTTTTTGCAGGAAGGCTATGGACTCCTGAAATCCGGCAATCAGGACCCCTTTCCCGAGGTAGGGCCGGATGAGCTGGCATGCATTCTCTACACCTCGGGCGCCTCCGGCTTGCCCAGGGCCGTCATGCTCTCGCACGCCAATTTCTGCGCCAATGCCCAGTCGGCCTCAGGCCTGATCGCGCTCGCGCCCGGCACGGTTTTTGTGTCGGTGCTGCCGCTCTCCCATGCCTACGAGTTCACGGTGGGGCTGCTCCTGCCCCTGCTGTGCGGCTGCCGGGTCGCCTATGTCGGCAGGACGCCCACTCCGGCGATTGTACAGAAGATCTGCAGTCACGAGCGGCCCCAGGTCGTGCTGGTGGCGCCCCTGATTCTGGAAGAGATATACAAGAAGCGGGTGATGGCCCAACTGGAGAACAACCGGACGATGGGCTTTTTCTGCCGCTTCGATTCGATCAGGAAACTGTTTTTCCGCAAGGCGGGCCTCAGGCTGATGGACTTTTTCGGCGGCCGCCTGCGGCTTTTGGGCATTGGCGGCGCGGCCCTCAACCCGGAAATCGAGCGCTTTCTGCTCCAGGCCGGTCTGCCCTTTGTGGTTGGCTATGGCGTAAGCGAGGCCTCGCCGCTGCTGGCGGCCGGTCCCGTCGGCGACCCCGGCATTGCCCCGGGCTCGACCGGCAAAGCGGTGCGCAACGTGCGGCTGCGGATCGACAACCCTGACCCGGAAACCGGCATCGGCGAGATTCAGGCCCAGGGGCCAAACATCATGCAGGGCTATCTGAACGACCCTGAAGCGACCAAAGCAGCCCTGATCGAGGACGGCTGGCTGCGTACCGGCGATCTGGGCCGCCTGGACGAGGCAGGCAATCTGTTCATCTGCGGCCGCCTGAACTCGGTGATCGTCCTTGCCAGCGGCGAAAACATCTATCCCGAGGCCATCGAGCACAAACTCAACGCCATGCCCTTTGTGCAGGAATCGCTGGTGCGGGAAAACATGGGTATTCTGGAGGCGCTGGTCTATCCCGATGCCGACTGGCTGGACAGCAGAACCAGGGGCGATCACCGCGCCAAACGGCAGGAATATCTGAACCGGCTCCTGAACGAAATGCGGCGGGAGGTGAACGAGAGCCTGCCCATCAGCTCCCGCATCAACCGGGTGCTGGTATGGCCCGAGCCCTTCAGCAAGACCGCGACCCACAGGATCAAACGCTTTCTCTATACCCTTTAA
- the murI gene encoding glutamate racemase has protein sequence MIGIFDSGVGGMTVARAIEQLLPDLPYVYFGDLAHSPYGSKSPEMLIEYACRNTDFLLKQGAKIIVIACNSAASAASGALAARYSLPLIDVISPAVQAAARLSQNSRIGLIGTRATVNSGVYATRLQEIRPDCRIFSQACPLLVPLVEEGWLDRRETKTIVRSYLRPLRNRQIDTLILGCTHYPLLTGIIGPRIGKRVRIVSSSGEVARHLKELLDARPSLYAALRAPGLANRYYVSDLPAPVGSLAAAIFGRPVHLEKVNV, from the coding sequence ATGATCGGCATCTTTGATTCCGGTGTTGGCGGCATGACCGTGGCCCGGGCGATTGAACAGCTTTTGCCGGATTTGCCCTACGTCTATTTCGGTGATCTGGCCCATTCGCCCTACGGATCGAAAAGCCCGGAAATGCTCATCGAGTATGCCTGCCGCAACACGGATTTCCTGTTGAAGCAGGGGGCAAAAATCATCGTCATCGCCTGCAATTCCGCGGCCAGTGCTGCCTCGGGCGCCTTGGCGGCACGCTATTCGCTGCCGCTTATTGACGTCATCAGCCCGGCCGTGCAAGCGGCAGCCCGGCTCAGCCAAAACAGCCGCATCGGCCTCATCGGCACCCGGGCCACGGTCAATTCCGGCGTCTATGCCACCCGCCTGCAGGAAATCCGGCCGGATTGCCGCATCTTTTCCCAGGCCTGCCCGCTCCTGGTGCCGCTGGTGGAAGAGGGCTGGCTCGACCGGCGGGAAACCAAAACGATTGTACGCAGCTATCTCCGGCCGCTCAGGAACAGACAGATCGACACCCTCATTCTGGGCTGCACCCATTATCCGCTGCTCACCGGCATCATTGGCCCGCGCATCGGCAAAAGGGTGCGCATCGTCAGTTCCTCGGGCGAAGTGGCCCGACACCTGAAGGAACTGCTGGACGCGCGGCCATCCCTCTATGCCGCCCTGCGTGCGCCGGGCCTTGCCAACCGTTACTATGTCTCCGACCTGCCTGCGCCGGTCGGCTCGCTGGCTGCGGCCATCTTTGGCCGGCCAGTCCATCTGGAGAAGGTCAATGTCTAA